One stretch of Prunus persica cultivar Lovell chromosome G1, Prunus_persica_NCBIv2, whole genome shotgun sequence DNA includes these proteins:
- the LOC109946589 gene encoding uncharacterized protein LOC109946589 isoform X2, whose product MRKLNNYFFQSKESVQLRALCPSEEEMRQPYWSWPQDRPAVVSTESIPSSCGDLDELNKVVSLLRSELFQVKREKDVLHLKVIRMEKLLDQCLGPQFEQEVRRDLALLKQRTNRCVVSHLFKGYGEMDDIQWDEGPSNRNEGEEKEEEGIEGGEGPSNRNEGEEKEEEGIEGGEVQGKPSEVDEGQRKRSEGEQVQVKSSKGEEAQRQSSEGEEVKRKSSKGEKLQRKKREGKEVMLLGGDIGESTEGTLLEFTVGDIDLDEPTAVLSQLNVWLNDKGKAGAQGVQLRKRKRIIPMWKIIEGSELVPKIGAQTTGLKMLDLMKAIPHDDLVNLLKLCWEWRQDPNLVMQFGNVEAEIEFFASLVKADGWLKGDHINLGLYLIRKRQQQLETDSVEIADWTTTDVFFMVCHRP is encoded by the exons AGAAAgttgaacaattattttttccagagcAAAGAG TCAGTTCAGTTGCGGGCGCTATGTCCGAGTGAAGAGGAAATGAGACAGCCATATTGGAGTTGGCCACAGGATCGCCCTGCTGTTGTCTCGACAGAgtcaattccttcttcatgTGGTGATCTTGATGAGTTGAACAAGGTGGTAAGCTTGTTGAGGTCCGAGTTGTTTCAAGTAAAGCGGGAAAAAGACGTCCTTCACTTAAAGGTCATACGGATGGAAAAACTGTTGGACCAATGTTTAGGTCCTCAGTTTGAGCAGGAAGTAAGGAGGGACCTAGCTTTACTGAAACAGAGGACGAATCGTTGTGTCGTCTCACATCTATTTAAGGGATATGGGGAAATGGATGACATTCAATGGGATGAAGGGCCAAGTaacagaaatgagggagaggaaaaggaagaggaggggattgaagggggtgaagggccaagtaatagaaatgagggagaggaaaaggaagaggaggggattgaagggggtgaagtGCAAGGAAAACCAAGTGAGGTAGACGAAgggcaaaggaaaagaagtgaAGGAGAGCAAGTGCAAGTAAAAAGTAGCAAAGGAGAGGAAGCCCAAAGACAGAgcagtgagggagaggaagtgaaaagaaaaagcagtaaGGGAGAGAAactacaaaggaaaaaaagagagggcaAGGAAGTTATGTTGCTTGGGGGTGACATTGGCGAGAGCACGGAGGGGACACTGCTTGAGTTTACTGTCGGGGACATTGATTTGGATGAACCTACAGCTGTGCTATCTCAGTTGAACGTGTGGTTGAATGATAAGGGTAAAGCTGGGGCACAAGGGGTCCAATTacggaaaaggaagaggatcaTTCCTATGTGGAAGATCATTGAAGGCAGTGAATTGGTTCCAAAAATTGGGGCACAGACAACTGGACTGAAGATGTTAGACCTAATGAAGGCGATTCCGCATGATGATCTGGTAAATTTGCTGAAACTTTGTTGGGAATGGCGCCAGGACCCAAA TTTGGTGATGCAATTTGGCAACGTGGAAGCTGAGATTGAATTCTTCGCTTCCCTCGTGAaagctgatggttggctgAAAGGAGAT CACATTAATTTGGGGTTGTATCTCATCCGGAAGCGACAACAACAGTTGGAGACAGATTCGGTAGAAATAGCGGACTGGACAACGAccgatgttttttttatggtatGTCATCGGCCTTGA
- the LOC109946589 gene encoding uncharacterized protein LOC109946589 isoform X1 gives MRKLNNYFFQSKESVQLRALCPSEEEMRQPYWSWPQDRPAVVSTESIPSSCGDLDELNKVVSLLRSELFQVKREKDVLHLKVIRMEKLLDQCLGPQFEQEVRRDLALLKQRTNRCVVSHLFKGYGEMDDIQWDEGPSNRNEGEEKEEEGIEGGEGPSNRNEGEEKEEEGIEGGEVQGKPSEVDEGQRKRSEGEQVQVKSSKGEEAQRQSSEGEEVKRKSSKGEKLQRKKREGKEVMLLGGDIGESTEGTLLEFTVGDIDLDEPTAVLSQLNVWLNDKGKAGAQGVQLRKRKRIIPMWKIIEGSELVPKIGAQTTGLKMLDLMKAIPHDDLVNLLKLCWEWRQDPNLVMQFGNVEAEIEFFASLVKADGWLKGDVSVIDYAFVLMYIDYEIDKKNMLQHINLGLYLIRKRQQQLETDSVEIADWTTTDVFFMVCHRP, from the exons AGAAAgttgaacaattattttttccagagcAAAGAG TCAGTTCAGTTGCGGGCGCTATGTCCGAGTGAAGAGGAAATGAGACAGCCATATTGGAGTTGGCCACAGGATCGCCCTGCTGTTGTCTCGACAGAgtcaattccttcttcatgTGGTGATCTTGATGAGTTGAACAAGGTGGTAAGCTTGTTGAGGTCCGAGTTGTTTCAAGTAAAGCGGGAAAAAGACGTCCTTCACTTAAAGGTCATACGGATGGAAAAACTGTTGGACCAATGTTTAGGTCCTCAGTTTGAGCAGGAAGTAAGGAGGGACCTAGCTTTACTGAAACAGAGGACGAATCGTTGTGTCGTCTCACATCTATTTAAGGGATATGGGGAAATGGATGACATTCAATGGGATGAAGGGCCAAGTaacagaaatgagggagaggaaaaggaagaggaggggattgaagggggtgaagggccaagtaatagaaatgagggagaggaaaaggaagaggaggggattgaagggggtgaagtGCAAGGAAAACCAAGTGAGGTAGACGAAgggcaaaggaaaagaagtgaAGGAGAGCAAGTGCAAGTAAAAAGTAGCAAAGGAGAGGAAGCCCAAAGACAGAgcagtgagggagaggaagtgaaaagaaaaagcagtaaGGGAGAGAAactacaaaggaaaaaaagagagggcaAGGAAGTTATGTTGCTTGGGGGTGACATTGGCGAGAGCACGGAGGGGACACTGCTTGAGTTTACTGTCGGGGACATTGATTTGGATGAACCTACAGCTGTGCTATCTCAGTTGAACGTGTGGTTGAATGATAAGGGTAAAGCTGGGGCACAAGGGGTCCAATTacggaaaaggaagaggatcaTTCCTATGTGGAAGATCATTGAAGGCAGTGAATTGGTTCCAAAAATTGGGGCACAGACAACTGGACTGAAGATGTTAGACCTAATGAAGGCGATTCCGCATGATGATCTGGTAAATTTGCTGAAACTTTGTTGGGAATGGCGCCAGGACCCAAA TTTGGTGATGCAATTTGGCAACGTGGAAGCTGAGATTGAATTCTTCGCTTCCCTCGTGAaagctgatggttggctgAAAGGAGATGTAAGTGTAATTGattatgcatttgttttaatgtacatagattatgagattgacaagaaaaatatgTTGCAGCACATTAATTTGGGGTTGTATCTCATCCGGAAGCGACAACAACAGTTGGAGACAGATTCGGTAGAAATAGCGGACTGGACAACGAccgatgttttttttatggtatGTCATCGGCCTTGA